Proteins encoded together in one Lysinibacillus sp. FSL K6-0232 window:
- the rnmV gene encoding ribonuclease M5 gives MQIKEIIVVEGKDDTTAIKRAVQADTIETNGSAISAETLKRIQHAQEKRGVIVFTDPDYPGRRIRAIIEEHVQGVKHAFLPKAKTIAKNGKGLGIEHAADQDIREALQHVYTPNCDVPNEDNITLEDLMTAHLIGHPQAKQRRERLGEILNIGATNGKQLHKRLKMFQITEQQFGAAVAQLDQEENNV, from the coding sequence GTGCAAATTAAAGAAATCATTGTTGTTGAAGGAAAAGATGATACAACAGCTATTAAACGAGCTGTACAGGCAGATACAATCGAAACAAATGGATCGGCTATATCTGCAGAAACATTAAAGCGAATCCAACATGCGCAGGAGAAGCGTGGTGTTATTGTATTTACTGACCCTGACTATCCAGGACGTCGAATACGTGCCATTATTGAGGAGCATGTTCAAGGAGTAAAGCATGCTTTTCTACCAAAAGCAAAAACAATTGCAAAGAATGGTAAAGGGTTAGGGATTGAGCACGCTGCTGATCAAGATATTCGTGAAGCTTTACAGCATGTTTATACCCCAAATTGCGATGTACCAAACGAAGATAATATTACGCTGGAAGATTTAATGACAGCGCATTTAATAGGTCACCCACAAGCAAAGCAGCGCCGTGAACGTCTGGGAGAAATCTTAAATATTGGTGCAACAAATGGTAAGCAGCTCCATAAAAGATTAAAGATGTTTCAAATTACAGAACAGCAATTTGGTGCGGCGGTCGCACAGTTAGATCAGGAGGAAAATAATGTATAA
- the rsmA gene encoding 16S rRNA (adenine(1518)-N(6)/adenine(1519)-N(6))-dimethyltransferase RsmA, whose product MYKDIATPIRTQEILKKYGFSFKKSLGQNFLIDPNILRNIVSHANLTENSGAIEIGPGIGALTEHLARNAKKVVAFEIDQRLLPVLNDTLSPYNNISIVHSDILKADVAKVIAEEMPGIEDIMVVANLPYYVTTPILMKLLNDRLPIRGFVVMMQKEVADRIIAKPGTKEYGSLSIAIQYYVKADIAMTVPKTVFMPQPNVDSAVIRLIKHDEPPVKVIDEDFLFVVTRASFVQRRKTIYNNLQSGLPNGKAQKEQILEALTAANIDPTRRGETLTIQEFGKLADSLYPIFAK is encoded by the coding sequence ATGTATAAGGATATTGCGACACCAATACGAACACAAGAAATTTTAAAAAAATATGGATTTTCATTTAAAAAAAGCTTAGGGCAAAATTTTTTAATTGATCCTAATATTTTACGAAATATAGTAAGTCATGCAAATTTAACAGAAAACAGTGGAGCAATAGAAATTGGACCCGGTATTGGTGCATTAACAGAGCATTTAGCGAGAAATGCTAAAAAAGTTGTTGCCTTTGAAATCGATCAACGATTATTACCTGTACTAAATGACACACTTAGCCCATATAATAATATATCGATTGTCCATTCGGATATTTTAAAGGCAGATGTTGCGAAGGTTATTGCGGAGGAGATGCCAGGAATTGAGGATATTATGGTTGTTGCCAATTTGCCATATTACGTAACTACACCAATTTTAATGAAATTACTAAATGATCGATTACCGATTCGTGGCTTTGTTGTCATGATGCAAAAGGAAGTGGCAGACCGTATCATAGCGAAGCCGGGAACAAAGGAATATGGCTCACTATCAATTGCGATTCAATATTATGTGAAAGCGGATATTGCCATGACTGTGCCGAAAACAGTGTTTATGCCACAGCCTAATGTTGATTCTGCTGTTATCCGTCTTATTAAACATGATGAGCCACCAGTAAAAGTAATAGATGAGGATTTTTTATTTGTTGTAACACGTGCGTCTTTTGTACAGCGAAGAAAAACGATCTATAATAACCTGCAATCTGGTTTACCAAATGGTAAGGCACAAAAAGAACAGATTTTGGAGGCATTAACAGCAGCTAATATTGACCCAACACGTCGAGGAGAAACGCTTACGATTCAGGAGTTCGGAAAATTAGCGGATTCATTATATCCGATATTTGCAAAGTAA
- the veg gene encoding biofilm formation stimulator Veg, with amino-acid sequence MPKTLADIKKSLDCHLGKRLQLKANGGRKKTVECAGTLRETYRAIFVVELDQEDNTCKRVSYSYTDILTEAVEITFLDEAKAAVAK; translated from the coding sequence ATGCCAAAAACTTTAGCGGACATTAAAAAGTCGTTGGATTGTCATTTGGGTAAACGTTTGCAATTAAAAGCAAACGGAGGTCGCAAGAAAACGGTTGAGTGTGCAGGGACATTGCGTGAAACATATCGCGCTATCTTTGTAGTGGAGCTCGATCAAGAAGACAATACGTGTAAGCGCGTATCGTACAGTTACACAGATATTTTAACTGAAGCAGTAGAGATTACATTTTTAGACGAAGCAAAAGCTGCTGTCGCAAAATAG
- a CDS encoding small, acid-soluble spore protein, alpha/beta type, whose amino-acid sequence MPRKGIMSPRLKEEIAKELGFYDVVQREGWGGIKARDAGNMVKRAIEMAERASSEQERK is encoded by the coding sequence ATGCCTAGAAAAGGTATCATGTCACCTCGATTAAAAGAAGAGATCGCAAAAGAACTTGGATTTTATGATGTTGTGCAAAGAGAAGGCTGGGGCGGCATAAAAGCTCGTGATGCTGGTAATATGGTGAAACGTGCCATTGAAATGGCTGAACGAGCAAGTAGTGAGCAAGAGCGTAAGTAG
- the ispE gene encoding 4-(cytidine 5'-diphospho)-2-C-methyl-D-erythritol kinase has product MLYVKAPAKINLTLDVLYKRPDNFHEVEMVMTTVDLADRISLESREDGIIQIISTDNFVPTDHRNFAYQAARLIKDTYSIRQGVSITIEKEIPIAAGLAGGSSDAAATLKGLNELWELDLSIDELAELGAKIGSDVSFCVYGGTALATGRGEIIEELPAPPNCWVVLAKPKIGVSTAEVYGGLKVEGLEHPDTKQMIRAIETKDYELLCASLGNVLETVTFKLHPEVVMLKEQMKRFGADATLMSGSGPTVFGLVDSEARVSRIYNGLRGFCEEVYAVRILGERNTLA; this is encoded by the coding sequence ATGCTTTATGTAAAGGCGCCTGCAAAAATTAATTTAACATTAGATGTACTATATAAAAGACCAGATAATTTTCACGAAGTAGAGATGGTGATGACAACAGTCGATTTAGCTGATCGTATAAGTCTTGAATCTCGAGAAGATGGCATAATTCAAATTATTTCAACAGATAACTTTGTACCAACTGATCATCGCAACTTTGCTTATCAGGCAGCGCGCCTTATTAAAGATACATACAGCATTAGGCAAGGCGTATCCATTACGATTGAAAAGGAGATACCGATTGCGGCAGGGCTAGCGGGTGGCAGTAGCGATGCAGCTGCTACATTAAAGGGCTTAAATGAGCTATGGGAGTTAGACTTATCCATAGATGAATTAGCTGAGCTTGGTGCTAAAATCGGTTCAGATGTATCATTTTGCGTTTATGGTGGCACAGCATTAGCTACAGGACGTGGGGAAATAATAGAAGAATTACCAGCACCCCCTAATTGTTGGGTTGTCTTAGCTAAGCCAAAAATTGGCGTATCAACGGCTGAAGTATATGGCGGACTAAAGGTTGAGGGGCTAGAACATCCAGATACAAAACAAATGATACGTGCGATTGAAACAAAGGATTATGAGCTACTATGTGCTTCATTAGGAAATGTTTTGGAAACTGTAACATTTAAGCTACACCCAGAAGTTGTGATGCTAAAGGAACAAATGAAGCGCTTTGGGGCAGATGCCACATTAATGAGTGGAAGCGGTCCAACTGTATTTGGGCTTGTGGATAGTGAAGCTCGTGTCAGCCGTATTTATAATGGTTTACGTGGGTTTTGTGAGGAAGTTTATGCAGTACGAATTTTAGGTGAGCGAAATACGCTTGCTTAG
- the purR gene encoding pur operon repressor has translation MKWKRSERLVDMTYYLLEHPHQLIPLTYFSELYQSAKSSISEDLTIVKETFEEKGIGLLMTVPGAAGGVKYIPKMSEAEVRLVIQDLKAELEHSDRLLPGGYLFMTDLLGNPDLINRVGKVFASAFADQQIDVIMTVATKGISIAHAIARHLNVPVVVVRRDSKVTEGSTVSINYVSGSSRRIQTMVLSKRSMKSGQRVLITDDFMKVGGTMNGMKNLLEEFDCQLAGIAVLVEAEHADETLVDDYYSLVKLHEVNEKDRTIALSEGNYFSKRGHDK, from the coding sequence ATGAAATGGAAGCGTAGTGAACGACTAGTTGATATGACGTACTACTTACTAGAACATCCACATCAGCTGATCCCGCTAACTTATTTTTCAGAACTATATCAATCTGCTAAGTCATCTATTAGTGAGGATTTAACGATTGTAAAAGAAACTTTCGAAGAAAAAGGAATCGGGTTATTGATGACAGTGCCGGGTGCTGCTGGAGGAGTAAAGTATATTCCGAAAATGTCCGAGGCAGAAGTACGTTTAGTGATTCAAGATTTAAAAGCAGAGCTTGAACATTCAGATCGACTGTTACCAGGCGGTTACTTATTTATGACAGATTTACTAGGCAATCCAGATTTAATTAACCGTGTAGGGAAAGTCTTTGCCTCTGCTTTTGCAGATCAGCAAATAGATGTGATTATGACTGTTGCAACAAAAGGTATATCGATTGCACATGCCATTGCAAGACATTTAAATGTGCCAGTGGTTGTTGTGAGAAGAGATAGTAAAGTAACAGAAGGTTCTACTGTTAGCATTAATTATGTATCTGGTTCTTCCAGAAGAATTCAGACAATGGTATTATCAAAAAGAAGCATGAAGAGTGGACAACGTGTATTAATTACGGACGACTTTATGAAGGTCGGCGGTACGATGAATGGCATGAAAAATCTATTAGAGGAATTTGACTGTCAGCTAGCAGGCATAGCGGTGCTTGTTGAGGCTGAGCATGCGGACGAAACATTAGTAGATGATTATTATTCACTTGTAAAGCTTCATGAGGTCAATGAAAAAGACCGAACAATTGCATTAAGTGAAGGAAACTATTTTTCTAAAAGGGGACATGATAAATGA
- a CDS encoding RidA family protein — protein MKVVATTNAPAAIGPYSQGIIVNGMFYSSGQIPLTATGELVEGDITVQTNQVFANLKAVLAEAGTSLDNVVKTTVFMKDMNDFVAMNEVYASHFGEHKPARSAVEVARLPKDVKVEIEVIAIVK, from the coding sequence ATGAAAGTAGTAGCAACAACAAATGCGCCAGCAGCAATTGGGCCATACTCACAAGGAATTATTGTTAACGGAATGTTTTATAGCTCTGGTCAAATTCCATTAACAGCTACGGGTGAGTTAGTAGAAGGTGATATCACTGTTCAAACAAATCAAGTATTCGCTAATTTAAAAGCAGTATTAGCGGAAGCTGGTACATCTTTAGACAATGTTGTAAAAACAACAGTCTTTATGAAAGATATGAATGACTTTGTTGCAATGAATGAAGTCTATGCAAGCCACTTTGGTGAACATAAACCAGCACGTTCAGCAGTAGAGGTAGCACGCCTTCCAAAGGATGTAAAAGTAGAAATCGAAGTTATTGCTATTGTTAAATAA
- the spoVG gene encoding septation regulator SpoVG, protein MEVTDVRLRRVQTDGRMRAIASITLDNEFVVHDIRVIDGNTGLFVAMPSKRTPDGEFRDIAHPINSDTRNKIQEIILKEYHNSSELEETAQEEELEEIGV, encoded by the coding sequence ATGGAAGTTACTGATGTGAGATTACGTCGGGTACAAACGGATGGTCGCATGCGTGCGATTGCTTCCATTACACTAGACAATGAATTTGTCGTGCACGATATTCGTGTAATTGATGGAAACACAGGGTTATTTGTAGCAATGCCAAGCAAGCGAACACCAGATGGAGAATTTAGAGATATTGCACATCCAATTAATTCTGATACTCGCAATAAAATTCAGGAGATCATTTTAAAAGAGTATCATAATTCTAGTGAATTAGAGGAAACGGCTCAAGAGGAAGAATTAGAGGAGATTGGTGTGTAA
- the glmU gene encoding bifunctional UDP-N-acetylglucosamine diphosphorylase/glucosamine-1-phosphate N-acetyltransferase GlmU: MSNIFAVILAAGQGTRMKSKLYKVLHPVCGKPMVQHVVDHIQTLDVNRIVTVVGHGAEKVQQQLGDKSEYVLQTEQLGTAHAVQQAEAILGNEEGTTLVVCGDTPLIRPETMKALFEHHQAKNATATILTAIAENPTGYGRILRGDNGQVEQIVEQKDASAEQQLVKEINTGTYCFDNKLLFETLKLVKNDNAQGEYYLPDVIEILQKQGDIVEAYVTDDFEETLGVNDRVALSQAETLMRIRINEKHMRNGVTIIHPDTTHISADAVIGRDTVIQPGSIIEGATVIGEDCIIGPNTQIIDSRVGDRTTIHSSVVRESVIAEDTAIGPFAHIRPLSDIGSHVKIGNFVEVKKSKLGDDTKVSHLSYIGDAEVGNNVNIGCGSITVNYDGQNKFKTIIEDDAFVGCNSNLVAPVKVGKGSFIAAGSTITKEVPEDALAIARARQENKPNYVSKLKSK; encoded by the coding sequence ATGAGCAATATTTTTGCTGTCATTTTGGCTGCAGGTCAAGGTACACGTATGAAGTCCAAATTATATAAAGTGCTCCATCCAGTATGTGGGAAACCAATGGTACAACATGTGGTGGATCATATTCAAACGTTAGATGTAAATCGCATTGTAACGGTTGTAGGACATGGTGCAGAAAAAGTACAGCAACAACTTGGCGATAAAAGTGAGTATGTTTTACAAACAGAGCAGCTAGGTACAGCACATGCTGTTCAACAGGCTGAAGCTATTTTAGGCAACGAAGAAGGTACAACATTAGTTGTATGCGGTGACACACCATTAATTCGTCCTGAAACAATGAAGGCTTTATTTGAACATCACCAAGCAAAAAATGCTACAGCAACTATTTTAACAGCGATTGCTGAAAATCCAACTGGTTATGGTCGTATTTTACGTGGCGATAACGGACAGGTTGAACAAATCGTTGAGCAAAAGGATGCTTCAGCAGAGCAGCAATTAGTAAAAGAAATCAATACAGGCACATATTGCTTCGATAATAAATTATTATTTGAAACATTAAAACTTGTGAAAAATGACAATGCACAAGGTGAGTATTATTTACCAGATGTTATTGAAATTTTACAAAAACAAGGTGATATTGTAGAAGCATATGTCACAGATGATTTTGAAGAAACGTTAGGTGTCAACGATCGTGTGGCCTTGTCACAAGCCGAAACATTAATGCGTATCAGAATTAACGAAAAGCATATGCGTAATGGGGTAACAATTATCCATCCTGATACAACGCATATTAGTGCAGACGCAGTTATTGGGCGTGATACGGTTATTCAACCAGGTTCAATAATTGAAGGTGCTACTGTTATCGGTGAAGATTGCATTATTGGGCCAAATACTCAAATTATAGATAGTCGTGTTGGTGATCGTACAACGATTCATTCTTCTGTAGTACGTGAAAGCGTTATAGCTGAAGATACAGCCATCGGACCGTTTGCACATATTCGACCACTTTCTGATATTGGTAGCCATGTAAAAATTGGTAACTTTGTAGAAGTGAAGAAAAGCAAGCTAGGTGACGATACAAAAGTGTCGCATTTAAGCTATATTGGTGATGCAGAAGTAGGTAATAACGTCAATATTGGCTGTGGTTCTATTACAGTCAACTATGATGGACAAAATAAGTTCAAAACAATTATTGAAGATGATGCATTTGTAGGATGTAATTCTAACTTAGTAGCACCAGTCAAAGTTGGAAAAGGTTCATTTATTGCAGCAGGTTCTACAATTACAAAAGAAGTTCCTGAGGATGCACTTGCCATTGCACGTGCAAGACAAGAAAACAAACCGAATTATGTAAGCAAATTAAAATCAAAATAA
- a CDS encoding ribose-phosphate diphosphokinase, with protein MPYHYANSQLKIFSLNSNNPLAQEIAQEMGVELGKSSVKHFSDGEIQISIEESIRGCDVFIVQSTSAPVNEHLMELLIMVDAVKRASARTVNVVMPYYGYARQDRKAKAREPITAKLVANLLETAGATRVIVLDLHAPQIQGFFDILIDHLMAVPLLSDYFKSKGIPEDEIVIVSPDHGGVTRARKMAERLKAPIAIIDKRRPKPNVAEVMNIVGNVDGKVAILIDDIIDTAGTITIGADALRAAGAKEVYACCSHPVLSGPAIERIEGSSIKELVVTNTIQLSEEKKSPKITELSVAKLMADAISRVYENKSVSTLFD; from the coding sequence ATGCCATATCATTATGCAAACTCACAATTAAAAATATTTTCACTTAATTCCAATAACCCATTAGCGCAAGAAATTGCGCAGGAAATGGGTGTTGAATTAGGGAAATCTTCTGTTAAGCACTTCAGCGATGGAGAGATTCAAATTAGCATTGAAGAAAGTATTCGTGGTTGTGATGTGTTTATCGTGCAGTCAACTTCTGCACCAGTAAACGAACATTTAATGGAGCTTTTAATTATGGTAGATGCAGTGAAACGTGCATCTGCTCGTACAGTAAACGTTGTTATGCCTTATTATGGCTATGCACGTCAAGACCGTAAAGCCAAAGCACGTGAGCCAATTACAGCTAAATTAGTGGCAAACCTACTTGAAACTGCTGGTGCAACACGTGTAATTGTATTAGATTTACATGCACCTCAAATCCAAGGTTTCTTTGATATTTTAATTGACCACTTAATGGCAGTACCTTTACTATCTGATTACTTTAAATCTAAAGGTATTCCAGAAGATGAAATTGTTATTGTTTCACCTGACCACGGTGGGGTAACACGTGCTCGTAAAATGGCTGAACGTTTAAAAGCACCAATTGCAATTATTGACAAACGTCGTCCAAAACCAAATGTTGCGGAAGTTATGAATATTGTTGGTAATGTTGATGGTAAAGTGGCAATCTTAATTGATGATATTATTGACACAGCAGGCACGATTACAATCGGTGCGGATGCATTGCGTGCCGCTGGTGCAAAAGAAGTTTACGCTTGCTGTTCTCACCCTGTACTATCTGGGCCAGCAATCGAACGTATCGAAGGCTCTTCTATTAAAGAATTAGTCGTTACAAATACAATCCAACTATCAGAAGAGAAAAAATCGCCAAAAATTACAGAGCTTTCTGTAGCTAAATTAATGGCAGATGCAATTTCTCGTGTATATGAAAACAAATCTGTAAGTACATTATTCGATTAA
- a CDS encoding 50S ribosomal protein L25/general stress protein Ctc: protein MSTVLSVKKRETGHRSTLTQLRKGGAIPAVIYGYQLESTPISISAKDFKKSVQKNGQNGVFAMELEGKKVNAVISEIQQNALKEQVNHIDFLAINMSEELEANVPVKLIGQSIGVNEGGVLMQPNLELTVKVKPTDIPETIDVDVTALKIGDSLTVTDIRDRVPVEIISDDDYVIATVVAPTPTATEEDTIEAAETDENAEE, encoded by the coding sequence ATGAGTACAGTATTAAGTGTTAAAAAGCGCGAAACTGGGCATCGTTCGACATTAACCCAACTTAGAAAAGGGGGAGCCATTCCTGCGGTTATTTACGGCTATCAATTAGAGTCAACCCCAATTTCTATTTCTGCAAAGGACTTTAAAAAGTCCGTGCAAAAAAATGGACAAAATGGTGTGTTTGCAATGGAGTTAGAAGGAAAAAAAGTAAATGCTGTTATTTCGGAAATACAGCAGAACGCACTAAAAGAACAAGTGAATCATATAGACTTTTTAGCGATCAACATGTCTGAGGAGCTAGAAGCAAATGTACCAGTTAAATTAATTGGTCAGTCTATCGGTGTGAATGAAGGCGGCGTTTTAATGCAGCCTAATTTAGAATTGACAGTGAAGGTAAAGCCAACAGATATACCTGAAACAATTGATGTTGATGTGACTGCGCTTAAAATAGGCGATTCTTTAACAGTTACAGATATTCGTGATCGTGTACCCGTCGAGATTATAAGTGATGATGATTATGTTATCGCAACAGTTGTAGCACCAACTCCAACGGCTACAGAGGAAGATACTATAGAAGCAGCAGAAACCGATGAGAATGCTGAAGAATAA
- the pth gene encoding aminoacyl-tRNA hydrolase yields the protein MKIIVGLGNPGKPYEHTRHNIGFDVIDALAEKWGTALTNSKFNGMYTTIHRPEGKVLLVKPLTYMNLSGECVGPLMDYFDIAVEDLIVIYDDLDLETGKLRLRQKGSAGGHNGIKSLIQHLGTQEFNRIRVGISRPPAGMKVADYVLGKFSKEDQVLIEDAIKNSVNAIEASLSKPFLDVMNHFNTSK from the coding sequence ATGAAAATTATTGTTGGTTTAGGAAACCCTGGTAAACCTTATGAACATACAAGACATAATATTGGTTTTGATGTAATAGATGCATTAGCAGAAAAGTGGGGAACAGCTTTAACAAATTCAAAGTTTAATGGGATGTATACAACCATTCATCGACCTGAGGGCAAGGTTCTACTTGTTAAGCCTTTAACATATATGAATTTATCAGGGGAATGCGTTGGCCCACTGATGGATTATTTTGATATTGCTGTAGAAGATTTAATCGTTATTTATGATGATTTAGATTTAGAAACAGGAAAATTACGCCTGCGTCAAAAAGGCAGTGCAGGAGGACATAATGGCATTAAATCATTAATTCAACATTTAGGAACACAGGAGTTTAATCGTATACGCGTAGGTATTAGTCGTCCACCAGCTGGCATGAAGGTAGCCGATTATGTACTGGGGAAATTTTCAAAGGAAGATCAAGTGCTTATAGAGGATGCCATTAAAAATTCTGTAAATGCTATTGAAGCATCTCTTTCCAAGCCATTTCTTGATGTGATGAATCATTTTAATACAAGTAAATAA